Proteins from a single region of Streptomyces griseiscabiei:
- a CDS encoding alginate lyase family protein — MSESQPATPASPSRRRFLQITAVGTTAAATGIAAAPTADALTSFIHPGVLHKLSDIQRMKTRIAAATEPWLSGWNVFRANAYSQSTYAMLGPRTTIDRGTTEIGNWEFWNDCNAAYQNALMWNLTGTTAHATKALQIIKAWSSTLTSITGKDAQLAASIYGFKLAAAAELMRYTAPSGSWSAAEITQTENLFRNVFVPLVRTFGDAGWGTNCIKAMMAFGVFCNDTSLYNAAVDAFHLHDCCKISRVIRDSGQCVDSGRDQAHTQLILGSMAEACEIAWVQGQDLYSASANRLLAGFEYTAKYNTGNDVPYTVWGSCRLTFNSISTVERGNLRPIYEMAFNHYVKRRSLPAPWTYAAIGNISPEGAAFQCDHVGFGTLLFTL, encoded by the coding sequence ATGTCCGAGTCACAGCCCGCCACGCCCGCGTCCCCGAGCCGCCGCCGTTTCCTGCAGATCACCGCCGTCGGCACCACGGCGGCCGCCACCGGGATCGCCGCGGCCCCGACCGCGGACGCCCTGACCTCCTTCATCCACCCCGGGGTGCTGCACAAACTCTCCGACATCCAGCGGATGAAGACGCGGATCGCGGCCGCCACCGAGCCCTGGCTCAGCGGCTGGAACGTGTTCAGGGCGAACGCGTACTCGCAGTCGACCTACGCCATGCTGGGCCCGCGCACGACCATCGACCGGGGCACCACCGAGATCGGCAACTGGGAGTTCTGGAACGACTGCAACGCGGCCTACCAGAACGCCCTGATGTGGAACCTGACGGGCACCACCGCCCACGCCACCAAGGCACTGCAGATCATCAAGGCATGGTCCTCCACCCTCACCTCGATCACCGGCAAGGACGCCCAGCTCGCGGCCTCCATCTACGGCTTCAAACTCGCGGCGGCAGCCGAGCTGATGCGGTACACCGCCCCCTCGGGCAGCTGGTCCGCGGCCGAGATCACCCAGACCGAGAACCTCTTCAGGAACGTCTTCGTGCCCCTGGTGAGGACGTTCGGCGACGCGGGCTGGGGCACCAACTGCATCAAGGCGATGATGGCGTTCGGGGTGTTCTGCAACGACACCTCCCTCTACAACGCCGCCGTCGACGCCTTCCACCTGCACGACTGCTGCAAGATCAGCCGGGTGATCAGGGACTCCGGCCAGTGCGTGGACAGCGGACGCGACCAGGCCCACACCCAGCTCATCCTGGGCAGCATGGCCGAGGCCTGCGAGATCGCCTGGGTCCAGGGCCAGGACCTGTACTCCGCCTCCGCCAACCGGCTGCTGGCCGGCTTCGAGTACACGGCGAAGTACAACACCGGCAACGACGTGCCGTACACCGTCTGGGGCTCCTGCCGGCTCACGTTCAACTCCATCTCCACCGTCGAGCGCGGGAATCTGCGCCCGATCTACGAGATGGCCTTCAACCACTACGTCAAACGCCGCAGCCTGCCCGCCCCCTGGACGTACGCGGCCATCGGGAACATCAGCCCGGAGGGCGCGGCGTTCCAATGTGACCACGTGGGCTTCGGCACCCTGCTGTTCACCCTCTGA
- a CDS encoding alpha/beta fold hydrolase yields MTIDDLRRVHLFRTDLGSDEAVPLLLVHGWGGDGREWSAHAEALADRFRVIVPDLRGHGRSDVPDEGNTPTEMADDLAALLRHLGTGPAIAVGHSMGGQVVNLLAVRHQELVRSVIALDPAHGAHGAEVEGIPARLAEYRERGARAAAEFIAGAFPAGAPAGLRTAHVRTMLGTPDHVIAQAYAGMYTDSGAVGVRPHSEAYLRRRSQPALTVWTSAQAATWERGTLHVPGSRVEHWPDTGHYLHEEHVGRTVRLLEDWATAGQGTR; encoded by the coding sequence ATGACGATCGACGACCTGAGACGCGTCCACCTCTTCCGCACCGATCTCGGGTCCGACGAGGCGGTGCCGCTGCTTCTGGTGCACGGCTGGGGCGGGGACGGCCGGGAGTGGTCCGCGCACGCCGAGGCGCTGGCCGACCGGTTCCGCGTGATCGTCCCCGACCTGCGCGGGCACGGCCGGTCGGACGTCCCCGACGAGGGCAACACGCCGACGGAGATGGCCGACGACCTCGCCGCGCTGCTCCGGCACCTTGGCACCGGGCCGGCGATCGCCGTGGGCCACTCCATGGGCGGCCAGGTCGTCAACCTGCTCGCGGTCCGGCATCAGGAGCTCGTCCGCTCGGTCATCGCCCTTGATCCGGCTCACGGCGCGCACGGGGCGGAAGTGGAGGGGATTCCCGCCCGGCTCGCGGAGTACCGGGAACGCGGGGCGCGTGCCGCGGCCGAGTTCATCGCCGGCGCCTTCCCGGCAGGCGCTCCGGCCGGACTGCGTACGGCACATGTCCGCACCATGCTCGGCACCCCGGATCACGTCATCGCCCAGGCGTACGCGGGCATGTACACCGACTCCGGCGCGGTCGGCGTCCGCCCGCACAGCGAGGCGTATCTGCGCCGGCGCAGCCAGCCCGCGCTCACCGTATGGACCTCGGCGCAAGCGGCCACCTGGGAACGCGGCACCCTGCATGTCCCCGGCTCCCGCGTCGAACACTGGCCTGACACCGGGCACTACCTGCACGAGGAACATGTCGGACGCACAGTGCGCCTGTTGGAGGACTGGGCGACGGCTGGACAAGGGACCCGGTAG
- a CDS encoding carbohydrate ABC transporter permease — protein sequence MSAAVSGGGVRPTRRAVALTTGLLVLFLIYSLAPTWFLIVSATKNQTDLYSTFGLWFSSNHLADNVQEIWTYHDGVFNRWIGNSILYSTLGAAGSTLVSLAAGYGLSKFDFRGRGAFFAVIVGASLLPSTLLAFPLYLVFAQIGLTNTIWSVLIPYFINPFGVYLGKVYADSSVPTELMEAARLDGAGELRIFWSVALRLMRTGGITIFMLEFINIWNNFFLPLFMLTGERTFPVSLGLYSWLQQAQTARDMNTLVLTGSLLSIVPLAVFMFALQKYWRSGILMGSLK from the coding sequence ATGAGCGCTGCCGTATCCGGGGGCGGCGTGCGCCCCACCCGCCGCGCGGTGGCGCTCACCACCGGCCTGCTGGTCCTCTTCCTGATCTACTCACTCGCCCCGACGTGGTTCCTGATCGTCTCCGCGACCAAGAACCAGACGGACCTGTACTCCACCTTCGGACTGTGGTTCTCCTCCAACCACCTGGCGGACAACGTCCAGGAGATCTGGACCTACCACGACGGGGTGTTCAACCGCTGGATCGGCAACTCGATCCTCTACTCCACACTCGGCGCGGCCGGTTCCACCCTGGTCTCGCTCGCCGCCGGGTACGGGCTGTCGAAGTTCGACTTCCGGGGCCGGGGCGCGTTCTTCGCGGTCATCGTCGGTGCCTCGCTGCTGCCGAGCACCCTGCTGGCCTTCCCGCTGTACCTCGTCTTCGCCCAGATCGGCCTGACCAACACCATCTGGTCGGTACTCATCCCGTACTTCATCAATCCGTTCGGGGTCTACCTGGGCAAGGTGTACGCGGACAGCTCCGTCCCCACCGAACTGATGGAAGCGGCCCGTCTCGACGGCGCCGGGGAGCTGCGGATCTTCTGGTCGGTCGCGCTGCGGCTGATGCGGACCGGCGGCATCACCATCTTCATGCTCGAATTCATCAACATCTGGAACAACTTCTTCCTGCCCCTGTTCATGCTCACCGGTGAGCGCACGTTCCCTGTGAGCCTCGGGCTGTACTCCTGGCTCCAGCAGGCGCAGACCGCCCGCGACATGAACACCCTCGTCCTCACCGGGTCCCTGTTGTCCATCGTTCCGCTCGCGGTCTTCATGTTCGCGCTCCAGAAGTACTGGCGCAGCGGAATCCTCATGGGCAGCCTCAAGTAA
- a CDS encoding hydroxyacid dehydrogenase: protein MHTSVPPFALFAMNPVHLPELFPPPLLTRLQQLARVDLTLVAQDFSDPAVAEALGRAEVLVTGWGCPHLGAEVLAAAPRLRAVMHAGGSVRHLVGEPFWERGLTLSSAVRANALPVAEYTLAAILLAGKDAFGLRERFRAEHVYPAATEYVTVGNLGRRVGLIGASRVGRRVLELLRPFELSVSLHDPYVDAAQAAELGAVPLGLDELLRTSDIVSVHAPDTPQTHHMLNRERLALIPDGGVLINTSRGALVDHTALTEELVNGRLSAILDVTDPEPLPADSPLYRLPNVFLTPHIAGSLGNELARLGGTVVTELERLTTGLPPAHPVHRAELAISA, encoded by the coding sequence ATGCATACGTCAGTGCCGCCGTTCGCCCTCTTCGCCATGAATCCGGTACATCTGCCCGAACTCTTCCCGCCTCCGCTGCTGACCCGCCTCCAGCAACTGGCGCGGGTCGACCTCACGCTCGTCGCCCAGGACTTCTCCGATCCCGCCGTGGCCGAGGCCCTGGGCCGCGCCGAGGTACTGGTCACCGGCTGGGGCTGCCCGCACCTCGGCGCGGAGGTACTGGCGGCGGCGCCGCGACTGCGCGCCGTCATGCACGCCGGCGGCAGCGTCCGCCACCTCGTGGGTGAGCCGTTCTGGGAGCGCGGTCTCACCCTCTCCAGCGCGGTGCGGGCCAACGCCCTGCCCGTGGCCGAGTACACGCTCGCCGCGATCCTGCTGGCCGGCAAGGACGCCTTCGGGCTGCGCGAACGCTTCCGGGCCGAGCACGTCTACCCCGCTGCGACGGAGTACGTGACGGTCGGCAACCTCGGCCGCCGGGTCGGTCTGATCGGCGCCTCCCGGGTGGGCCGCCGGGTCCTGGAACTGCTGCGGCCCTTCGAGCTGTCGGTGAGCCTCCACGACCCCTACGTCGACGCCGCCCAGGCCGCGGAACTGGGCGCGGTCCCGCTGGGCCTCGACGAGTTGCTGCGCACCAGTGACATCGTCAGCGTGCACGCCCCCGACACCCCGCAGACCCATCACATGCTCAACCGCGAGCGGCTGGCGCTCATCCCCGACGGCGGCGTCCTCATCAACACCTCACGGGGCGCCCTCGTCGACCACACCGCGCTCACCGAGGAACTGGTGAACGGCCGGCTCAGCGCGATCCTGGACGTCACCGACCCCGAGCCGCTGCCCGCGGACTCCCCGCTCTACCGCCTTCCGAACGTGTTCCTCACGCCGCACATCGCCGGCTCCCTCGGCAACGAACTGGCCCGCCTCGGCGGCACGGTGGTGACGGAACTGGAACGCCTGACGACGGGGCTGCCGCCTGCCCACCCGGTCCACCGGGCCGAACTGGCGATCAGCGCCTGA
- a CDS encoding carbohydrate ABC transporter permease has product MSTLTRPPKVATDSPARRPSPRRAGSRGAHKGLLFALPFLLGFLATYVVPIGYAFSQSLREKKSSGLGFGPTRVVFTGFSNFASILGDGAFWSSMLRTLLFGAAQITVMLGLSLLLALLLDGVAARAVRFFRAALLIPYVVPAVVSTVIWLFLYSPTGSPLLDLAHGAGTDITFFGGLNTYLSLGNLLTWQGIGFNMILISASLQALPRELYEAARLDGAREWRIAWSVKIPNITGILVLTGMFSLIGRLQLFAEPLLLRQIAPESINTDFTPMMEIYDKAFKTGDYQYAAAESLVLAVVTGILAFVFYRATNRKMS; this is encoded by the coding sequence GTGTCCACCCTGACGCGACCCCCCAAGGTCGCCACCGACTCCCCGGCCCGGCGGCCCTCCCCCCGCCGGGCCGGGAGCCGGGGAGCCCACAAGGGACTGCTGTTCGCACTGCCCTTCCTGCTCGGCTTCCTGGCCACGTACGTCGTGCCGATCGGCTATGCCTTCAGCCAGAGCCTGAGGGAGAAGAAGAGCAGCGGGCTGGGCTTCGGCCCGACCCGGGTCGTCTTCACCGGCTTCTCCAACTTCGCCTCCATCCTCGGCGACGGCGCCTTCTGGTCGAGCATGCTGCGCACGCTGCTGTTCGGAGCGGCTCAGATCACGGTGATGCTGGGCCTGTCGCTGCTGCTCGCCCTGCTCCTGGACGGGGTGGCCGCCCGTGCGGTGCGGTTCTTCCGCGCGGCGCTGCTCATCCCGTACGTGGTGCCCGCCGTGGTGTCCACCGTGATCTGGCTGTTCCTCTACAGCCCGACGGGCTCTCCGCTGCTCGACCTCGCGCACGGCGCCGGCACGGACATCACCTTCTTCGGCGGCCTCAACACCTACCTCTCCCTGGGCAATCTGCTGACCTGGCAGGGGATCGGCTTCAACATGATCCTGATCTCCGCCTCGCTACAGGCGCTGCCCCGCGAGCTGTACGAGGCGGCCCGACTGGACGGGGCCAGGGAGTGGCGGATCGCCTGGTCGGTCAAGATTCCCAACATCACCGGCATCCTGGTGCTGACCGGCATGTTCTCCCTCATCGGGAGGCTGCAGCTGTTCGCCGAACCACTGCTGCTGCGGCAGATCGCGCCGGAGTCGATCAACACCGACTTCACTCCGATGATGGAGATCTACGACAAGGCGTTCAAGACCGGTGACTACCAGTACGCCGCCGCCGAGTCGCTGGTCCTGGCCGTGGTCACCGGCATCCTCGCCTTCGTCTTCTACCGGGCCACGAACAGGAAGATGTCATGA
- a CDS encoding glycoside hydrolase family 43 protein: MIHNPVLRGFEPDPVILRVGDDFYIATSTFEWYPGVRIHHSRDLVDWRSLGGVLDSTRLLDLTGVPDSGGIWAPGLSYADGLFHLVFTVVDTYAEGWKDLPNYVTTAPSIEGPWSDPVPLHGRGFDVSLFHDEDGDGRSWLLNMRFDWRPDREGFAGIEIQEYDRKTRALLGEPRTLTTGTSVGVAEGPHLYRRDGWYYLVHAEGGTGYEHGAAVARSRDLLGPYEADPAGPLLTSRHDPSLELQKAGHCSLVETATGQWYAAHIAARPHTERGRCVLGRETALQPVTWTDDGWPRIPGAVPAVAVPAPALPPAPVAEPPAHDCFDAPVLGPDWSTLRRPAGDDWIEPAPGRLRIRGGQSPVGRRTPSLVARRVTAPRCSFETSLTFSPRTPDHLAGLTAYYNTRNWHYLYVTAEDDGSPVLRALSCEAGRLVAHEPTVPLKPGRPVVLHAELDVPALRFSYDTGGGVQTLPIELDATVLSDEHADEFHDGQLRVLGFTGAMWGLWVQDLDGAGVHADFAHATYRTFPDGPA; this comes from the coding sequence GTGATCCACAACCCCGTCCTGCGCGGCTTCGAACCCGACCCCGTGATCCTCCGCGTCGGCGACGACTTCTACATCGCCACCTCCACCTTCGAGTGGTACCCGGGCGTCCGGATCCACCACTCCAGGGACCTGGTCGACTGGCGGTCCCTGGGCGGGGTTCTGGACAGCACGCGCCTGCTCGACCTCACCGGCGTCCCCGACTCCGGCGGCATCTGGGCGCCCGGACTGTCGTACGCGGACGGCCTGTTCCACCTCGTCTTCACCGTCGTCGACACCTACGCCGAGGGATGGAAGGACCTTCCCAACTACGTCACCACGGCCCCCTCGATCGAAGGACCGTGGTCCGACCCGGTTCCGCTGCACGGCCGCGGCTTCGACGTCTCCTTGTTCCATGACGAGGACGGTGACGGCCGCAGCTGGCTGCTGAACATGCGGTTCGACTGGCGTCCGGACCGCGAGGGATTCGCCGGGATCGAGATCCAGGAGTACGACCGCAAGACCCGGGCCCTGCTCGGCGAACCCCGCACCCTCACCACCGGAACCTCCGTCGGTGTCGCCGAGGGCCCGCATCTCTACCGGCGCGACGGCTGGTACTACCTGGTGCACGCGGAGGGCGGCACCGGATACGAACACGGCGCGGCCGTGGCCCGCTCCCGCGACCTGCTCGGCCCGTACGAGGCCGATCCGGCCGGCCCCCTGCTCACGTCCCGGCACGACCCGTCCCTGGAGTTGCAGAAGGCCGGGCACTGCTCCCTCGTCGAGACGGCGACGGGCCAGTGGTACGCCGCTCACATCGCCGCCCGCCCTCACACGGAGCGGGGCCGGTGCGTGCTCGGCCGGGAGACCGCATTGCAACCGGTGACCTGGACCGACGACGGCTGGCCCCGCATCCCCGGCGCCGTACCCGCCGTAGCGGTGCCGGCACCCGCGCTGCCACCGGCGCCCGTCGCCGAACCACCGGCGCACGACTGCTTCGACGCTCCGGTTCTCGGCCCCGACTGGTCCACCCTGCGCCGCCCGGCCGGCGACGACTGGATCGAGCCGGCACCGGGGCGGCTGCGCATCCGGGGCGGTCAGTCGCCGGTGGGCCGCCGCACGCCCAGTCTGGTGGCCCGGCGGGTGACCGCCCCGCGCTGCTCCTTCGAGACCAGCCTGACCTTCTCGCCCCGCACCCCCGACCATCTGGCCGGTCTGACGGCCTACTACAACACCCGCAACTGGCACTACCTGTACGTCACCGCCGAGGACGACGGCTCCCCGGTCCTGCGGGCACTGAGCTGCGAAGCCGGCCGTCTCGTCGCACATGAGCCGACCGTACCGCTGAAGCCCGGACGCCCGGTCGTCCTGCACGCGGAACTCGACGTTCCGGCCCTGCGCTTCTCGTACGACACCGGCGGGGGAGTCCAGACGCTGCCGATCGAGCTCGACGCCACCGTCCTGTCCGACGAGCACGCCGACGAGTTCCACGACGGCCAGTTGCGCGTTCTCGGCTTCACCGGCGCCATGTGGGGCCTGTGGGTGCAGGACCTCGACGGCGCCGGTGTCCACGCGGACTTCGCCCACGCCACGTACCGGACCTTTCCGGACGGCCCCGCATGA
- a CDS encoding ABC transporter substrate-binding protein: MSKSGMRPRVLVSVAAAASLSLLLTACSDDSGTDASAATKGNVTLEFWSWTDGIEAQAEVWNKKHPETQIKFVNAAGDTAYQKLRAAVNAGTAPCLSKMDGMNLASFAADGLLTDISEVAAKHKDAYTVAAWNAVSPGGTTFGIPMGSAPLFTAYRADLFQKYGIEAPKTWDDLIAAGKKVQEKDKDVKIYNMAGEDPSSLVDLSWEAGAQWYKVDGDHWVIDFASPEALKAGDIVQQLVDNDLASNASYADPGVFKTWDLGKTIAMTSSTWQLPIYDTNFPKSKGKWQLADSPAFDTAKPQTSSNFDTTGVLKGCRYPDRAAEFAAWLSSSKESLTALTDPDSKSGLFPAVKDVSPYVDKIIPTGMFNGKSDSAQVITTAASRVGEQWQYGPNYAAMYSEMQKQWGKVMKKQLTVKDMLTSLQKWTVDDLNRKGIKAVAGS; encoded by the coding sequence ATGTCCAAGTCCGGTATGCGCCCCAGGGTCCTTGTCTCGGTGGCCGCCGCCGCTTCTCTCTCGCTGCTGCTGACCGCCTGCTCTGACGACTCCGGCACCGACGCCTCGGCGGCCACGAAGGGCAACGTCACGCTGGAGTTCTGGAGCTGGACGGACGGCATCGAGGCGCAGGCCGAGGTGTGGAACAAGAAGCACCCCGAGACGCAGATCAAGTTCGTCAACGCTGCGGGTGACACCGCTTACCAGAAGCTGCGGGCCGCGGTGAACGCGGGCACCGCGCCCTGTCTGTCCAAGATGGACGGGATGAACCTGGCGAGCTTCGCCGCCGACGGACTGCTGACCGACATCAGCGAGGTCGCGGCCAAGCACAAGGACGCGTACACGGTCGCCGCGTGGAACGCGGTCAGCCCCGGAGGCACCACCTTCGGCATTCCGATGGGGTCGGCGCCGCTGTTCACCGCCTACCGCGCGGACCTGTTCCAGAAGTACGGGATCGAGGCCCCGAAGACCTGGGACGACCTGATCGCCGCGGGCAAGAAGGTCCAGGAGAAGGACAAGGACGTCAAGATCTACAACATGGCGGGCGAGGACCCGAGCTCGCTCGTCGACCTGTCCTGGGAGGCCGGCGCGCAGTGGTACAAGGTGGACGGCGACCACTGGGTCATCGACTTCGCCTCTCCCGAGGCGCTCAAGGCCGGTGACATCGTCCAGCAGCTCGTCGACAACGACCTCGCCTCCAACGCGTCGTACGCCGACCCGGGTGTCTTCAAGACCTGGGACCTCGGCAAGACCATCGCGATGACCAGCTCGACCTGGCAGCTGCCGATCTACGACACGAACTTCCCCAAGTCCAAGGGCAAGTGGCAGCTCGCCGACTCGCCGGCCTTCGACACCGCCAAGCCGCAGACCTCCAGTAACTTCGACACCACCGGCGTCCTCAAGGGCTGTAGGTACCCCGACCGCGCCGCCGAGTTCGCCGCCTGGCTGAGCAGCAGCAAGGAGTCACTGACGGCGCTCACCGACCCGGACTCCAAGTCGGGCCTGTTCCCCGCCGTCAAGGACGTCTCGCCGTACGTCGACAAGATCATCCCGACCGGGATGTTCAACGGGAAGTCGGACAGCGCGCAGGTGATTACCACGGCGGCCTCGCGGGTCGGCGAGCAGTGGCAGTACGGGCCGAACTACGCGGCGATGTACTCCGAGATGCAGAAGCAGTGGGGCAAGGTCATGAAGAAGCAGCTGACGGTCAAGGACATGCTGACCTCGCTGCAGAAGTGGACCGTGGACGACCTCAACCGCAAGGGCATCAAGGCCGTCGCCGGCAGCTGA
- a CDS encoding sensor histidine kinase, with product MTDVNLLPATDDPTTTRTRRQGCLRATGVITLVLLAAADVLIAVTNGKTLWPVLLLLSLGLAAVLWPSARQPAWLTPQLRAALPAGASLALTAVATTTERIRMFGPGEVAVLLCLLLLAVRTCPPRWAGPCALLVGGAAIAAPLRFYATGTQDDALILGLTLVVALMTGITIGLGGYLRSLDHRRGVAVAETRRSERLAMAADLHDFVAHHVTGILIQTQMARMMVSSEPDRLDPVLAGIEHAATEALDSMRLTVGILREGPEQTARLEPGENHLVGDLAALTELVDRFGGPTGPKAELHRSASMPPNLPHEVQAAAYRVVQEALTNVRRHAADATEVTVALAHADDTLHVTVRDNGRAGAPLPYAARGGGFGIVGLTERVTALGGTLHTGPREDHGWEVIALLPTMRRAGPGRAGHR from the coding sequence GTGACCGATGTGAACCTCCTGCCTGCGACGGACGACCCGACCACGACGCGGACCCGCCGACAGGGCTGCCTGCGTGCGACGGGCGTCATCACACTGGTCCTGCTGGCCGCCGCGGACGTGCTCATCGCCGTCACCAACGGCAAGACCCTCTGGCCTGTGCTCCTGCTGCTGTCGCTCGGCCTCGCGGCCGTCCTGTGGCCCTCCGCCCGGCAACCCGCGTGGCTCACTCCCCAACTGCGGGCCGCCCTACCAGCAGGCGCTTCCCTGGCCTTGACCGCCGTGGCCACGACGACCGAGCGAATTCGTATGTTCGGCCCTGGGGAAGTGGCGGTCCTGCTCTGCCTGCTGCTGCTCGCCGTCCGTACCTGCCCACCACGATGGGCAGGCCCCTGTGCCCTGCTCGTCGGCGGGGCGGCCATCGCTGCACCGCTGCGCTTCTACGCAACCGGCACCCAGGACGACGCCCTGATCCTGGGGCTCACACTGGTAGTAGCGCTGATGACCGGCATCACCATCGGCCTCGGCGGCTACCTGCGCTCCCTGGACCACAGGCGCGGCGTCGCGGTCGCCGAGACCCGTCGCTCCGAACGCCTCGCCATGGCAGCCGACCTGCACGACTTCGTCGCCCACCACGTCACCGGCATCCTCATCCAGACACAGATGGCCCGCATGATGGTCAGCAGCGAACCAGATCGCCTGGACCCGGTCCTGGCGGGAATCGAGCACGCCGCGACCGAGGCGCTCGACTCCATGCGGTTGACCGTCGGAATCCTGCGCGAAGGCCCGGAGCAAACGGCCCGGCTGGAGCCGGGCGAGAACCACCTGGTGGGCGACCTGGCAGCCCTCACGGAACTCGTCGACCGATTCGGCGGCCCGACCGGCCCGAAGGCCGAACTGCACCGCTCCGCCTCCATGCCCCCGAATCTGCCCCACGAGGTACAGGCCGCCGCCTACCGCGTCGTCCAGGAAGCCCTCACGAACGTACGGCGCCACGCCGCCGACGCCACCGAAGTCACCGTCGCCCTCGCTCACGCCGACGACACCCTGCACGTGACGGTGCGCGACAACGGCCGCGCAGGCGCCCCGCTGCCCTACGCCGCCCGCGGCGGAGGCTTCGGCATCGTCGGCCTCACCGAACGCGTCACCGCACTCGGCGGCACACTGCACACCGGCCCACGCGAGGACCACGGCTGGGAGGTCATAGCACTCCTCCCCACCATGCGACGAGCGGGCCCTGGCAGGGCCGGGCATCGCTAA